The proteins below come from a single Malus sylvestris chromosome 3, drMalSylv7.2, whole genome shotgun sequence genomic window:
- the LOC126615812 gene encoding isoeugenol synthase 1-like, with product MKKVMACENKKILIFGATGYLGKYMVKASVSLGHPTYAYARSIKPSTHPSKLELHKEYEAMGVTIFQGELDEHEKLVAVLRQVDIVISTLPIPQLLQQFKIINAIKDAGNIKRFIPAEFGDDPERASALPPFEAIHENRRVIRRATEAAGIPYTYVCANSFAAYFVDYLLHPREELEEVIVYGTGEAKAVLNYEEDIATYTIKAATDPRAANHVLTCKPQRNIISQLDLISCWEKKKGRMLRRIHIPEQEILNHSKTLPPPDNIRAAIIHSLFIKGQMRIEHTANNLEASELYPDYNYTSIDNFLDICLVDPPKPKLATLT from the exons ATGAAGAAGGTTATGGCTTGTGAGAACAAGAAGATACTGATATTTGGAGCCACAGGGTACCTAGGCAAGTACATGGTGAAAGCAAGCGTTTCATTGGGCCATCCAACCTATGCTTACGCCCGATCAATCAAACCCAGCACTCACCCTTCCAAGCTTGAGCTGCATAAAGAATATGAAGCCATGGGAGTCACCATCTTCcaa GGTGAACTCGATGAGCACGAAAAGCTAGTCGCAGTGCTTCGACAAGTTGACATTGTAATATCTACATTGCCTATTCCTCAGCTTCTTCAACAGTTCAAAATTATCAACGCCATCAAAGATGCTGGAAATATAAAG AGATTTATTCCGGCAGAGTTTGGAGATGATCCAGAAAGAGCAAGCGCGCTGCCGCCTTTCGAGGCTATACATGAGAATAGAAGGGTGATTAGAAGGGCGACTGAAGCAGCAGGAATTCCGTACACTTATGTGTGTGCAAACTCATTTGCTGCATATTTTGTTGATTATTTGCTTCATCCTCGTGAAGAACTTGAGGAAGTCATTGTTTATGGCACTGGTGAAGCCAAGG CTGTGTTGAATTACGAGGAAGATATAGCCACCTACACAATAAAAGCAGCAACAGATCCAAGGGCAGCCAATCACGTTCTCACTTGTAAACCGCAACGAAACATTATATCTCAGCTGGATTTGATTTCTTGTTGGGAAAAGAAGAAAGGACGGATGCTCAGAAGGATTCATATCCCAGAACAAGAAATCCTCAATCACTCTAAGA CTCTTCCTCCCCCAGACAATATACGTGCAGCAATCATTCACAGCTTATTCATCAAAGGTCAAATGAGGATTGAACACACAGCAAACAACCTAGaggcctcagaattatatcccGATTACAACTACACTTCCATTGATAACTTCCTTGATATTTGCTTGGTTGATCCTCCCAAGCCAAAATTAGCAACATT GACCTAG